A single window of Salvelinus namaycush isolate Seneca chromosome 11, SaNama_1.0, whole genome shotgun sequence DNA harbors:
- the LOC120055501 gene encoding plasmalemma vesicle-associated protein-like: MYNSNYSQAKFGLEARRKIQKPRGKSCGYYTRVVFFFSSLIQSLIIVSLVLFLVYGRSPDAAAESRVQDLEKSFNRLSIDNMNLRQQKKNLTLLLNATQTEKMRNNKDMINLRQMANKSVMFITNLRDQANQCDNDKRSCQIQLSMNRCPRVMTPMTTLNGNNNNIHENQVQRLEQLLKLVSTNFSQTVQFMRIEIENTAKDRDTLTLDAISLRRDKTSLLKQLESYRKKCKEDFVQSLSGISNVSKAFLLKIDTLLPKVSPFLLTCEKQRDHLDQIRNNCSSLSREVETKFQHYLDNVGSQVSEIEGRSARLQAEKDQLAEDHHWCSQNRSAMALEHQEKLQKTQEKYDQEMEKLLTGRMRLQGDKDLGETAMKVKEGEIKILNDKIRSLNASLANCGSRTGMGSPGATGNTGTGWVGSSATGQGNRGSIAGTGLMAGIGGWGASASATGNSNTVFGNTGMGWAGSSATGVGTRGSGGTGLSGAGSPSGVAKKIGPGLGSPNSYSLANINQYLRELQQYSKPNSGSEVSG, translated from the exons ATGTACAACAGCAACTACTCCCAGGCCAAGTTTGGCTTGGAGGCCAGGAGGAAGATCCAGAAGCCCAGAGGGAAGAGCTGTGGCTACTACACAAGGGttgtcttcttcttctcctctctgatCCAGTCGCTCATCATCGTCAGTCTTGTTCTCTTCCTGGTCTACGGGAGGTCCCCGGACGCGGCAGCCGAGAGCCGGGTCCAAGACCTGGAGAAGAGCTTCAACCGCCTCTCCATTGACAACATGAACCTCCGGCAGCAGAAAAAGAATCTGACGCTTCTCCTGAATGCTACTCAGACTGAGAAGATGCGCAACAACAAGGACATGATAAATCTGCGTCAAATGGCAAACAAATCTGTCATGTTCATCACCAATCTCAGAGACCAAGCG AATCAATGCGATAACGATAAGAGAAGCTGTCAGATTCAACTTAGCATGAACCGATGCCCCAGAGTCATGACACCAATGACAACACTAAATG GCAACAACAACAATATACATGAAAACCAGGTCCAGCGGCTAGAGCAATTGTTAAAGCTAGTGAGCACCAACTTCAGTCAGACAGTGCAGTTCATGAGGATTGAGATAGAGAACACAGCCAAGGACCGGGACACCCTCACCTTGGATGCCATCTCCCTCCGGAGGGACAAGACCTCCCTGCTGAAACAGCTGGAGAGCTACAGGAAGAAGTGCAAGGAGGACTTCGTCCAATCCCTCAGTGGCATCTCCAATGTCTCCAAAGCCTTCCTGTTGAAGATCGACACCCTCCTGCCCAAAGTCAGCCCCTTCCTGCTCACCTGCGAGAAGCAGCGCGACCACCTGGACCAGATCCGCAACAACTGCTCCAGTCTGTCCCGCGAGGTGGAGACCAAGTTCCAGCACTACCTGGACAACGTAGGCTCCCAGGTGTCGGAGATCGAGGGCCGTAGCGCCAGGCTGCAGGCGGAGAAAGACCAGCTAGCCGAGGACCACCACTGGTGCAGCCAGAACCGCAGCGCCATGGCCCTGGAGCACCAAGAAAAGTTGCAGAAGACCCAGGAGAAATACGACCAGGAGATGGAGAAGCTGCTGACAGGCCGCATGAGGCTGCAGGGGGACAAGGATCTGGGGGAGACAGCGATGAAGGTGAAGGAGGGCGAGATCAAAATTCTCAACGACAAGATCCGGAGCCTCAACGCCTCCTTGGCCAACTGTGGCTCCAGG ACCGGAATGGGTAGCCCGGGTGCAACTGGTAACACAGGGACAGGCTGGGTAGGGTCGAGTGCAACAGGGCAAGGTAACAGGGGGTCAATTGCTGGAACAGGATTGATGGCAGGAATAGGTGGGTGGGGCGCATCTGCATCTGCAACAGGAAACAGCAATACAGTGTTTGGCAACACAGGAATGGGCTGGGCAGGGTCAAGTGCAACAGGAGTGGGTACTAGGGGATCAGGAGGGACAGGATTGAGTGGTGCCGGGTCACCATCAGGTGTTGCAAAGAAAATCGGACCAGGCTTGGGTAGCCCCAACAGTTACAGTTTAG CAAATATCAATCAATACTTACGCGAGCTGCAGCAGTATTCCAAACCCAACTCCGGCTCAGA AGTATCTGGGTAA